A single window of Hemicordylus capensis ecotype Gifberg chromosome 15, rHemCap1.1.pri, whole genome shotgun sequence DNA harbors:
- the LOC128337765 gene encoding carbonic anhydrase 15-like isoform X1, with amino-acid sequence MLAAWSSLFRSTSFSPIARTFPAAMMKPSLGQTFLTLSFFVQASTASGIWCYESQDPKCGPLHWKNVTQNCGGMYQSPINIDRRKAQRDKNLDEISFEGYDQAPPGRWRLLNDGHTVVMNLDGASAAEQINITKGGLRDIYRALQFHFHWGDLNRNGSEHAIDGHRYPMELHLVHVNTKYKTINEAKGHPNGFAVLSFLFKVSEADNTNYNTIVAGLRNISRAEDYVDLASTFSLGNLLPNVGLLSKYYRYKGSFTTPGCEEVVTWTVFEEQIPISKSQLSAFVNTIYFKTAGTTPLKMTSNFRPLQPLNSRKVYASRDATISCSPLLAADFFFALLLALLASQFSCPS; translated from the exons ATGCTCGCTGCCTGGAGTTCCCTGTTCAGATCTACTAGCTTCTCCCCAATCGCCCGGACCTTCCCGGCTGCAATGATGAAGCCTAGTCTCGGGCAAACTTTTCTCACGTTGTCTTTTTTCGTCCAAGCCAGCACGGCGTCAG ggaTTTGGTGCTACGAGTCGCAAGATCCCAAATGTG GTCCTTTGCACTGGAAGAACGTCACCCAGAACTGTGGAGGAATGTACCAATCGCCCATTAACATTGACAGGAGGAAGGCACAGCGGGACAAGAACCTTGATGAGATCTCATTTGAAGGGTATGACCAGGCACCTCCAGGCAGGTGGAGACTCTTGAATGATGGACACACAG TGGTGATGAACTTGGATGGGGCCTCGGCTGCAGAGCAAATTAATATCACCAAAGGGGGGCTTCGTGACATATACCGGGCTCTCCAGTTCCACTTCCATTGGGGGGACCTCAACAGAAATGGGTCGGAGCATGCTATTGATGGACATCGGTACCCCATGGAG CTACATCTTGTTCACGTGAACACCAAGTACAAAACCATCAATGAGGCCAAAGGCCATCCAAATGGATTTGCTGTCCTGAGTTTCTTGTTTAAG GTCTCTGAAGCAGACAATACCAATTACAACACCATCGTTGCTGGTCTAAGAAACATCTCGCGTGCAG AGGACTATGTTGACTTGGCATCGACCTTCTCTCTGGGCAACCTCCTCCCCAACGTGGGCTTACTTTCCAAATATTATCGCTACAAAGGTTCCTTCACCACTCCGGGCTGTGAGGAAGTGGTCACCTGGACCGTGTTTGAAGAGCAGATCCCTATCAGCAAGTCTCAG CTGAGTGCATTTGTGAACACCATTTACTTCAAAACGGCTGGAACGACGCCACTGAAAATGACCAGCAACTTCCGGCCTCTACAACCTCTCAATAGTCGCAAAGTCTATGCATCCAGAGATGCCACCATCAGCTGCAGTCCACTACTTGCTGCTGATTTCTTCTTTGCTCTGCTCTTGGCTCTTCTAGCTAGCCAGTTCTCTTGCCCCTCCTAG
- the LOC128337765 gene encoding carbonic anhydrase 15-like isoform X3 — MLAAWSSLFRSTSFSPIARTFPAAMMKPSLGQTFLTLSFFVQASTASGIWCYESQDPKCGPLHWKNVTQNCGGMYQSPINIDRRKAQRDKNLDEISFEGYDQAPPGRWRLLNDGHTVVMNLDGASAAEQINITKGGLRDIYRALQFHFHWGDLNRNGSEHAIDGHRYPMELHLVHVNTKYKTINEAKGHPNGFAVLSFLFKVSEADNTNYNTIVAGLRNISRAGSFTTPGCEEVVTWTVFEEQIPISKSQLSAFVNTIYFKTAGTTPLKMTSNFRPLQPLNSRKVYASRDATISCSPLLAADFFFALLLALLASQFSCPS, encoded by the exons ATGCTCGCTGCCTGGAGTTCCCTGTTCAGATCTACTAGCTTCTCCCCAATCGCCCGGACCTTCCCGGCTGCAATGATGAAGCCTAGTCTCGGGCAAACTTTTCTCACGTTGTCTTTTTTCGTCCAAGCCAGCACGGCGTCAG ggaTTTGGTGCTACGAGTCGCAAGATCCCAAATGTG GTCCTTTGCACTGGAAGAACGTCACCCAGAACTGTGGAGGAATGTACCAATCGCCCATTAACATTGACAGGAGGAAGGCACAGCGGGACAAGAACCTTGATGAGATCTCATTTGAAGGGTATGACCAGGCACCTCCAGGCAGGTGGAGACTCTTGAATGATGGACACACAG TGGTGATGAACTTGGATGGGGCCTCGGCTGCAGAGCAAATTAATATCACCAAAGGGGGGCTTCGTGACATATACCGGGCTCTCCAGTTCCACTTCCATTGGGGGGACCTCAACAGAAATGGGTCGGAGCATGCTATTGATGGACATCGGTACCCCATGGAG CTACATCTTGTTCACGTGAACACCAAGTACAAAACCATCAATGAGGCCAAAGGCCATCCAAATGGATTTGCTGTCCTGAGTTTCTTGTTTAAG GTCTCTGAAGCAGACAATACCAATTACAACACCATCGTTGCTGGTCTAAGAAACATCTCGCGTGCAG GTTCCTTCACCACTCCGGGCTGTGAGGAAGTGGTCACCTGGACCGTGTTTGAAGAGCAGATCCCTATCAGCAAGTCTCAG CTGAGTGCATTTGTGAACACCATTTACTTCAAAACGGCTGGAACGACGCCACTGAAAATGACCAGCAACTTCCGGCCTCTACAACCTCTCAATAGTCGCAAAGTCTATGCATCCAGAGATGCCACCATCAGCTGCAGTCCACTACTTGCTGCTGATTTCTTCTTTGCTCTGCTCTTGGCTCTTCTAGCTAGCCAGTTCTCTTGCCCCTCCTAG
- the LOC128337765 gene encoding carbonic anhydrase 15-like isoform X4, giving the protein MLAAWSSLFRSTSFSPIARTFPAAMMKPSLGQTFLTLSFFVQASTASGIWCYESQDPKCVVMNLDGASAAEQINITKGGLRDIYRALQFHFHWGDLNRNGSEHAIDGHRYPMELHLVHVNTKYKTINEAKGHPNGFAVLSFLFKVSEADNTNYNTIVAGLRNISRAEDYVDLASTFSLGNLLPNVGLLSKYYRYKGSFTTPGCEEVVTWTVFEEQIPISKSQLSAFVNTIYFKTAGTTPLKMTSNFRPLQPLNSRKVYASRDATISCSPLLAADFFFALLLALLASQFSCPS; this is encoded by the exons ATGCTCGCTGCCTGGAGTTCCCTGTTCAGATCTACTAGCTTCTCCCCAATCGCCCGGACCTTCCCGGCTGCAATGATGAAGCCTAGTCTCGGGCAAACTTTTCTCACGTTGTCTTTTTTCGTCCAAGCCAGCACGGCGTCAG ggaTTTGGTGCTACGAGTCGCAAGATCCCAAATGTG TGGTGATGAACTTGGATGGGGCCTCGGCTGCAGAGCAAATTAATATCACCAAAGGGGGGCTTCGTGACATATACCGGGCTCTCCAGTTCCACTTCCATTGGGGGGACCTCAACAGAAATGGGTCGGAGCATGCTATTGATGGACATCGGTACCCCATGGAG CTACATCTTGTTCACGTGAACACCAAGTACAAAACCATCAATGAGGCCAAAGGCCATCCAAATGGATTTGCTGTCCTGAGTTTCTTGTTTAAG GTCTCTGAAGCAGACAATACCAATTACAACACCATCGTTGCTGGTCTAAGAAACATCTCGCGTGCAG AGGACTATGTTGACTTGGCATCGACCTTCTCTCTGGGCAACCTCCTCCCCAACGTGGGCTTACTTTCCAAATATTATCGCTACAAAGGTTCCTTCACCACTCCGGGCTGTGAGGAAGTGGTCACCTGGACCGTGTTTGAAGAGCAGATCCCTATCAGCAAGTCTCAG CTGAGTGCATTTGTGAACACCATTTACTTCAAAACGGCTGGAACGACGCCACTGAAAATGACCAGCAACTTCCGGCCTCTACAACCTCTCAATAGTCGCAAAGTCTATGCATCCAGAGATGCCACCATCAGCTGCAGTCCACTACTTGCTGCTGATTTCTTCTTTGCTCTGCTCTTGGCTCTTCTAGCTAGCCAGTTCTCTTGCCCCTCCTAG
- the LOC128337765 gene encoding carbonic anhydrase 15-like isoform X2, which translates to MEYFPVHSNGTIRLRRGILQFLLTLFSVGSFSLAAEDHRRKGTGIWCYESQDPKCGPLHWKNVTQNCGGMYQSPINIDRRKAQRDKNLDEISFEGYDQAPPGRWRLLNDGHTVVMNLDGASAAEQINITKGGLRDIYRALQFHFHWGDLNRNGSEHAIDGHRYPMELHLVHVNTKYKTINEAKGHPNGFAVLSFLFKVSEADNTNYNTIVAGLRNISRAEDYVDLASTFSLGNLLPNVGLLSKYYRYKGSFTTPGCEEVVTWTVFEEQIPISKSQLSAFVNTIYFKTAGTTPLKMTSNFRPLQPLNSRKVYASRDATISCSPLLAADFFFALLLALLASQFSCPS; encoded by the exons ATGGAATACTTTCCTGTCCACTCGAATGGCACCATCAGGCTCAGACGTGGTATTTTGCAGTTTCTCCTCACTCTCTTCTCTGTTGGCTCTTTCTCTCTCGCTGCGGAAGACCACAGGAGGAAAGGGACAG ggaTTTGGTGCTACGAGTCGCAAGATCCCAAATGTG GTCCTTTGCACTGGAAGAACGTCACCCAGAACTGTGGAGGAATGTACCAATCGCCCATTAACATTGACAGGAGGAAGGCACAGCGGGACAAGAACCTTGATGAGATCTCATTTGAAGGGTATGACCAGGCACCTCCAGGCAGGTGGAGACTCTTGAATGATGGACACACAG TGGTGATGAACTTGGATGGGGCCTCGGCTGCAGAGCAAATTAATATCACCAAAGGGGGGCTTCGTGACATATACCGGGCTCTCCAGTTCCACTTCCATTGGGGGGACCTCAACAGAAATGGGTCGGAGCATGCTATTGATGGACATCGGTACCCCATGGAG CTACATCTTGTTCACGTGAACACCAAGTACAAAACCATCAATGAGGCCAAAGGCCATCCAAATGGATTTGCTGTCCTGAGTTTCTTGTTTAAG GTCTCTGAAGCAGACAATACCAATTACAACACCATCGTTGCTGGTCTAAGAAACATCTCGCGTGCAG AGGACTATGTTGACTTGGCATCGACCTTCTCTCTGGGCAACCTCCTCCCCAACGTGGGCTTACTTTCCAAATATTATCGCTACAAAGGTTCCTTCACCACTCCGGGCTGTGAGGAAGTGGTCACCTGGACCGTGTTTGAAGAGCAGATCCCTATCAGCAAGTCTCAG CTGAGTGCATTTGTGAACACCATTTACTTCAAAACGGCTGGAACGACGCCACTGAAAATGACCAGCAACTTCCGGCCTCTACAACCTCTCAATAGTCGCAAAGTCTATGCATCCAGAGATGCCACCATCAGCTGCAGTCCACTACTTGCTGCTGATTTCTTCTTTGCTCTGCTCTTGGCTCTTCTAGCTAGCCAGTTCTCTTGCCCCTCCTAG
- the LOC128337765 gene encoding carbonic anhydrase 15-like isoform X5, with protein MEYFPVHSNGTIRLRRGILQFLLTLFSVGSFSLAAEDHRRKGTGIWCYESQDPKCVVMNLDGASAAEQINITKGGLRDIYRALQFHFHWGDLNRNGSEHAIDGHRYPMELHLVHVNTKYKTINEAKGHPNGFAVLSFLFKVSEADNTNYNTIVAGLRNISRAEDYVDLASTFSLGNLLPNVGLLSKYYRYKGSFTTPGCEEVVTWTVFEEQIPISKSQLSAFVNTIYFKTAGTTPLKMTSNFRPLQPLNSRKVYASRDATISCSPLLAADFFFALLLALLASQFSCPS; from the exons ATGGAATACTTTCCTGTCCACTCGAATGGCACCATCAGGCTCAGACGTGGTATTTTGCAGTTTCTCCTCACTCTCTTCTCTGTTGGCTCTTTCTCTCTCGCTGCGGAAGACCACAGGAGGAAAGGGACAG ggaTTTGGTGCTACGAGTCGCAAGATCCCAAATGTG TGGTGATGAACTTGGATGGGGCCTCGGCTGCAGAGCAAATTAATATCACCAAAGGGGGGCTTCGTGACATATACCGGGCTCTCCAGTTCCACTTCCATTGGGGGGACCTCAACAGAAATGGGTCGGAGCATGCTATTGATGGACATCGGTACCCCATGGAG CTACATCTTGTTCACGTGAACACCAAGTACAAAACCATCAATGAGGCCAAAGGCCATCCAAATGGATTTGCTGTCCTGAGTTTCTTGTTTAAG GTCTCTGAAGCAGACAATACCAATTACAACACCATCGTTGCTGGTCTAAGAAACATCTCGCGTGCAG AGGACTATGTTGACTTGGCATCGACCTTCTCTCTGGGCAACCTCCTCCCCAACGTGGGCTTACTTTCCAAATATTATCGCTACAAAGGTTCCTTCACCACTCCGGGCTGTGAGGAAGTGGTCACCTGGACCGTGTTTGAAGAGCAGATCCCTATCAGCAAGTCTCAG CTGAGTGCATTTGTGAACACCATTTACTTCAAAACGGCTGGAACGACGCCACTGAAAATGACCAGCAACTTCCGGCCTCTACAACCTCTCAATAGTCGCAAAGTCTATGCATCCAGAGATGCCACCATCAGCTGCAGTCCACTACTTGCTGCTGATTTCTTCTTTGCTCTGCTCTTGGCTCTTCTAGCTAGCCAGTTCTCTTGCCCCTCCTAG